A section of the Candidatus Binataceae bacterium genome encodes:
- a CDS encoding AAA family ATPase, translating into MPIPQLQLFPPFNLDAANGQLKRGKQRIALRRKTFEMLCYLVDRPQELVTKEALLDALWPDVIVSDSMPSICVAELRKALGDDPREPIFIETVHGRGYRFVAKVEIAGAIASSSRLASAPQDPPVIMVGRATELARLQGFFRQTLAGARRVIFVAGEAGIGKTTLVRAFLRSISDNRVRIGYGQCVERYGRGEPYMPVLEALTRLGQEAGGERVVEILDRLAPSWLAQMPALLSEADRTRLQAAAQNVARQRMLRELLQALEALTTDSPLVLFIEDLHWCDFSSLELISAVARRTEPARLLVIGNYRPIEMLTSDHPLLALKVELELHKQCEELRLELLSRSDVAAYLAERFADLEKHSLESLVPVIHERSDGNPLFMVNMVDSLVKNGSPFLPGKFEPPRSILQMIERNLQRLSADEQTILETASVVGAEFSAAAVAAGLECPVSAVETCCTRLSRHEQFVTAQGISRWPDGTRAAHVRFHHALYRDVLYDRVPPSRQIELHRRIAARLEQGYGAQVGEIAAELADHYRRANDGNKSAAYFHLAGERAADRRAYREAEQHYRDALAMLLSMPESTERKSRELISQLALGGIMVATRGWSDVKTAAVYSRARALADRAGAAASLQVFNGIWASVATRGELHMAVAIADQMLDLARGIDHPRALFLAHYAQGVRFALGDLASGAHHFLKAAEYYREDDFRDTPDDPGAMSLVWAGLIKWLMGYPAQARRLTDDARRLALRLNKSFALAYTNAIGAVTDGFLGDFARASAASKEAERVSTDFGFPIFNGLGKIAGAWSRAEMGEVGDAVASIRSGLLEIDAVRFYVFRTLYLSILTQTQVLAGSIDDALVSAQEALEANPDELFCRPWMFQLRGELFLRRPVHEQNRLELAEHDFREAIGLAREIGAKSLELRATISLARLPRKRGRRDEALAELAEIYAWFTEGHDTADLEQARTLLES; encoded by the coding sequence TTGCCGATTCCCCAGCTACAGCTCTTTCCGCCCTTCAATCTGGATGCTGCAAATGGCCAACTGAAGCGAGGGAAGCAGCGCATCGCGTTGCGACGCAAGACCTTCGAAATGCTCTGCTATCTGGTCGATCGTCCTCAGGAGTTGGTGACGAAGGAGGCCCTGCTCGACGCTCTTTGGCCCGATGTGATTGTGAGCGATTCGATGCCTTCAATTTGCGTCGCCGAATTACGCAAGGCGCTGGGTGACGATCCAAGAGAACCAATTTTCATTGAAACAGTGCATGGCCGCGGCTATCGCTTCGTCGCCAAGGTCGAGATTGCCGGTGCGATCGCTTCTTCATCCCGCCTCGCGTCTGCGCCACAGGATCCGCCGGTGATTATGGTGGGACGCGCGACCGAATTAGCTCGCTTACAAGGGTTCTTTAGGCAAACGCTAGCGGGTGCCCGACGGGTTATCTTTGTTGCCGGCGAGGCCGGAATCGGGAAAACGACGCTCGTCAGGGCGTTTCTTCGTTCAATCAGCGATAACAGAGTTCGAATCGGATACGGTCAGTGCGTCGAGCGATATGGCAGGGGCGAGCCCTATATGCCGGTTCTTGAGGCTTTGACTCGCCTGGGTCAAGAGGCAGGTGGGGAGCGCGTCGTGGAGATCCTCGACCGGCTCGCCCCAAGCTGGCTTGCACAGATGCCCGCCCTATTGAGCGAAGCAGATCGCACGCGCCTTCAGGCCGCAGCGCAGAACGTAGCGCGGCAGCGGATGCTGCGTGAGTTGTTGCAAGCCCTCGAAGCGCTTACGACGGACTCGCCGCTGGTGCTGTTTATTGAAGATTTGCACTGGTGCGATTTCTCGAGCTTAGAGTTGATTTCGGCTGTCGCACGGCGGACCGAACCAGCACGTCTGCTCGTAATCGGTAACTATCGACCGATCGAGATGCTGACGAGCGACCACCCACTGCTCGCTCTAAAGGTGGAGCTGGAACTTCATAAACAATGTGAAGAGCTTCGACTCGAGTTGTTGAGTAGGAGTGACGTAGCGGCCTATCTCGCCGAGCGCTTTGCCGATCTTGAAAAACATTCGCTGGAGAGCCTCGTCCCGGTGATTCATGAACGATCCGACGGGAATCCGCTGTTTATGGTCAACATGGTGGATTCCCTCGTAAAGAACGGTTCACCTTTCTTGCCAGGCAAGTTCGAGCCGCCACGCAGTATCTTGCAGATGATTGAGCGTAACTTGCAGCGTCTCAGTGCGGACGAGCAAACGATACTCGAGACGGCGAGTGTTGTAGGTGCTGAATTCTCTGCCGCAGCCGTGGCCGCAGGGCTTGAATGCCCAGTCAGCGCCGTCGAGACCTGCTGCACTCGCTTGTCGCGTCACGAGCAGTTCGTTACTGCTCAGGGGATCAGTAGGTGGCCTGATGGTACTCGCGCAGCCCACGTGCGCTTTCATCACGCTCTTTATCGAGACGTTTTGTATGACCGCGTGCCGCCCAGTCGACAAATCGAGCTGCATAGACGGATTGCTGCGCGGCTGGAACAAGGTTATGGCGCGCAGGTCGGCGAAATCGCAGCGGAGCTCGCCGATCACTATCGTCGCGCCAATGACGGGAATAAATCCGCTGCATATTTTCATCTCGCCGGTGAACGCGCCGCCGACAGGCGGGCCTATCGCGAAGCCGAACAACATTACCGCGACGCTCTCGCGATGCTGTTATCAATGCCTGAGTCGACCGAGCGTAAGAGCCGCGAACTTATCTCGCAGCTCGCGCTCGGCGGAATAATGGTGGCGACGCGCGGTTGGTCAGACGTAAAAACCGCCGCAGTCTATTCGCGCGCGCGAGCCCTCGCCGATCGAGCGGGCGCAGCCGCGTCACTGCAAGTATTCAACGGCATCTGGGCCTCCGTAGCCACGCGCGGCGAGCTGCACATGGCCGTCGCCATAGCCGACCAAATGCTCGACCTTGCACGCGGCATAGACCATCCGCGCGCTCTTTTCCTCGCGCACTATGCACAAGGAGTGCGCTTCGCCCTGGGCGATTTGGCCTCGGGTGCCCATCACTTTCTCAAGGCTGCAGAGTACTATCGCGAAGACGATTTCCGTGACACTCCTGACGACCCTGGAGCGATGTCTCTCGTTTGGGCAGGGCTCATAAAGTGGTTGATGGGTTATCCAGCACAGGCGCGGCGGCTGACGGACGATGCTCGCAGGCTCGCCCTGCGTCTAAATAAATCTTTTGCGTTGGCTTACACCAACGCGATTGGAGCGGTGACTGACGGCTTCCTGGGTGACTTCGCGCGCGCGAGTGCTGCCTCCAAAGAAGCGGAAAGAGTAAGTACGGATTTTGGATTTCCGATCTTTAACGGATTGGGCAAGATCGCCGGGGCTTGGTCGCGGGCTGAAATGGGGGAAGTTGGTGACGCTGTTGCCTCAATACGATCTGGTCTCCTAGAAATAGACGCCGTGAGATTCTACGTCTTTAGGACACTCTATTTAAGCATCCTGACCCAAACGCAAGTCTTGGCTGGAAGTATCGATGACGCGCTAGTTTCGGCTCAAGAGGCACTAGAGGCCAATCCCGATGAGTTGTTCTGCCGCCCTTGGATGTTTCAGCTCCGCGGCGAGCTTTTTCTCCGCAGACCGGTACACGAACAGAATCGCTTAGAACTCGCTGAGCATGATTTCCGCGAAGCCATCGGCCTGGCGCGAGAGATTGGCGCGAAGTCGCTTGAGCTGCGCGCTACTATCAGCCTCGCTCGATTACCTCGTAAGCGAGGACGGCGCGACGAAGCACTCGCGGAGCTCGCAGAGATCTACGCGTGGTTCACCGAGGGCCACGACACTGCTGATCTTGAACAAGCGAGGACCTTGCTTGAGTCTTAA